The Planctomycetota bacterium region CGCAGCTCGATGTGGGCAAGCGAGCGGAGGATGTTCGCATCGAGGAATCGCATCGCGGGCATAGGCGCCTACGTTCTCCGGAGGCGCGCGCCTGAGGCGGCACGCGAGCCGCGCGGCGGGACCCAACCGACAGCTACTTTCTTCTCACGCATCACGCATCCCGAGTGGCGAATGACGCATCACGCCCCGGCTTCCGGCACGGCCTCCAGAATGCAATCCACCACGTGGTCGGCCTCCTTCCCTTCCGCCAGGGCCGTGTAATTGGTGACGAGGCGGTGGCGCAGGACGGCGTGGGCGACGGCGCGCACGTCGGCGATGGTGGCCTGGAGGTTGCCACGGAGGAGCGCGCGGCTCTTGGCCCCGAGCGACAGGTATTGCCCGGCCCGTGGCCCGGCGCCCCAGGCCAGGTACTTGCGGCTGGCCTCGGGAGACGCCGCGTCCTTGGGGTGCGTGGCCTCGACGAGGCGCACGATGTAGTCGAGGACGTGGTCGCTGATGGGGATCAGGCGCACGGCGTCGCGCAGGCGCAGCACCTGCGGCCCGTCGAGCACGGGCTGCGGCTCGCCCAGCCGGCCCGCCGTCGTGACCTTGATGATCTCCTTCAACTCGGCCTGCTTCGGGTAATCCACCCACACCATGAACATGAAGCGGTCGAGTTGCGCTTCGGGCAGGGGATATGTGCCCTCCTGCTCGATGGGGTTCTGCGTGGCCATGACCATGAACGGCTCGTCGAGCGCGTAGGTGGTGCGGCCGACGCTCACGTGCTTCTCCTGCATGGCCTCGAGCAGCGCGGCCTGGGTCTTCGGCGGCGTGCGGTTGATCTCATCGGCCAGCACCAGGTTGGTGAAGACCGGGCCGCGCACGAAGACGAACTGCTTGCGCCCCGTGGCGTGGTCCTCCTCCAGCACGTCGGTGCCCGTAATATCCGAGGGCATCATATCGGGCGTGAACTGGATGCGTTTGAAGCCGATCGAGAGGGTCCGCGCCAGGGTGCTCACGAGCAGCGTCTTGGCCAGCCCCGGCACGCCCACCATGAGCACGTGGCCGCCGGCGAAGAGGGCCACGAGCACCTGCTCGACGAGGTCCTCCTGTCCGACGATGACCTTGCGAATCTCCGCCAGAATGCGGTCGCGCGAGGCTCGCGCCTGCTCCACGAGTTGCACGTCCTGCGCGCTGGATGGCTGTTCGCCCATGGGCACTCCTCGAATGGCAACCTGAGGACAGGCCAGCGGCCCTCGCTCCTCCGCATGGTAGCCCGCCGGCCCGCAGAGGTCAACCCATCTCACAGTTGAAGCTCAACGCCCAGGCCGCGACGCTCGGCGTTGGCCAGCGCCTCGCACGCGGCGGCCAGGTCCTGCACGGCCACGCCCACCGACTTGAAGAGCGTGACCTGCCCGGGCGCCTGGCGCCCGGCCTTGCGGCCCGCGAGGATCTCGCCCAGCTCGGCGTGGATGTGCGCCTCGGTGATGAGGCCCTTCTGCATCGGAATCAGCAGATCGCCCGCTTCGGCCAGAGCGGCCGGGCGATGGTCCACCACGACGAGCGCGCGGCGCACCGTCTCCTCGGGCACCTCGCGCACGTGCGGCTTGTAGGACCCGATGGCGTTGACGTGGGTGCCCGGCGCGACCTCCGCATCGGCGAACACAGGCTGGCTCGACGTGGTGGCCGTGCACACGACGTCGGCCCCTGCCAGCGCCTCGGCGGCCGACCGCACCGCCCGCACGGCGATGCCAAGGCGCGTCGCCATCTCAGCGGCGAACGCCGCGGCCCGCGCGGCGTCGGGGTCGCACACGCGCGCCTCGTGGATGCCCCGCACGACGCACACCGCCTCGAGCTGGGTGCGCGCCTGAGGGCCGGCGCCGAAGATGGCCACCACGGCCGCGTCGCGCCGGGCCAACAGATCGGTGGCGGCGCCCGAGGCCGCCCCCGTGCGGATGGCCGTGAGCGACGTGCCGTCCAGGATGGCCACCGGCGTGCCCGTCGCGGCGTCCAGCACCGCCACGATCGCCTGTATGAGCGGCAGGCCCAGCGCCGCGTTGCCACCGTAGACGGTCACGATCTTCAGCCCCATGCGCCCTGCGGCGGGCATGTACGAAGGCATGAACAGCGCGTCCCCACGCGGCTCCCGCGCCTCGATGTGCACGCGGGTCGGCGCCACGGCCTCGCCGTCCGAAAGCTGGCGAAAGGCGCTCTTCATCGCCCCAATCGCCCGCGCCATCGGCAGGGCCTGAACGACGTCCCGCGCGGAAAGGAAACGCAACGTGCGACCGGCCATTGTA contains the following coding sequences:
- a CDS encoding MoxR family ATPase; its protein translation is MGEQPSSAQDVQLVEQARASRDRILAEIRKVIVGQEDLVEQVLVALFAGGHVLMVGVPGLAKTLLVSTLARTLSIGFKRIQFTPDMMPSDITGTDVLEEDHATGRKQFVFVRGPVFTNLVLADEINRTPPKTQAALLEAMQEKHVSVGRTTYALDEPFMVMATQNPIEQEGTYPLPEAQLDRFMFMVWVDYPKQAELKEIIKVTTAGRLGEPQPVLDGPQVLRLRDAVRLIPISDHVLDYIVRLVEATHPKDAASPEASRKYLAWGAGPRAGQYLSLGAKSRALLRGNLQATIADVRAVAHAVLRHRLVTNYTALAEGKEADHVVDCILEAVPEAGA
- a CDS encoding ornithine cyclodeaminase, producing the protein MAGRTLRFLSARDVVQALPMARAIGAMKSAFRQLSDGEAVAPTRVHIEAREPRGDALFMPSYMPAAGRMGLKIVTVYGGNAALGLPLIQAIVAVLDAATGTPVAILDGTSLTAIRTGAASGAATDLLARRDAAVVAIFGAGPQARTQLEAVCVVRGIHEARVCDPDAARAAAFAAEMATRLGIAVRAVRSAAEALAGADVVCTATTSSQPVFADAEVAPGTHVNAIGSYKPHVREVPEETVRRALVVVDHRPAALAEAGDLLIPMQKGLITEAHIHAELGEILAGRKAGRQAPGQVTLFKSVGVAVQDLAAACEALANAERRGLGVELQL